CGACCCGGCTACTGGCGGTCGAGAGGCGAGCGCGGATCCGTAAGCTCCGCATCCAGCTCGCGGAGCATGCTTTCGAGCCCGACGGTAAGCCGCGCAAGGCGCTCATAGTCCACCTTGTCCGGCGTGTCGCTCGGAAGGTGATAGTGCGGGTAGCGGTAGGGCGCGGTGTCGGTGATCATCACCGCCGGCA
This region of Burkholderiales bacterium genomic DNA includes:
- a CDS encoding M28 family peptidase: LAAFRREARFPSEGVAAPAFIPGVDWSDQQSFWRRGVPAVMITDTAPYRYPHYHLPSDTPDKVDYERLARLTVGLESMLRELDAELTDPRSPLDRQ